The Nerophis lumbriciformis linkage group LG34, RoL_Nlum_v2.1, whole genome shotgun sequence genome includes a window with the following:
- the stum gene encoding protein stum homolog isoform X2: protein MAQKEGGTEQWCVKTGDNFGAKAMPGAPAPGGGVVVGVREKKGALRAAIPTMPFPLAVICLFFNTFIPGLGTFISAFSVLCGARSELVPERGVCCVFWLNMAAALIQILTAVFMVGWIMSIFWGMDMVILASYRDQGVPQDV, encoded by the exons ATGGCACAGAAGGAGGGAGGAACAGAGCAGTGGTGTGTGAAGACCGGGGACAATTTTGGGGCCAAAGCCATGCCGGGGGCCCCCGCACCAGGGGGCGGGGTGGTGGTGGGGGTCCGCGAGAAGAAGGGAGCCCTGAGGGCCGCCATACCCACAATGCCCTTCCCTCTGGCGGTCATCTGCCTCTTCTTCAACACCTTCATTCCAGGACTTG GCACCTTCATCTCGGCCTTCTCGGTGCTGTGCGGCGCCCGCAGCGAGCTGGTCCCCGAGCGAGGCGTGTGCTGCGTCTTCTGGCTCAACATGGCGGCGGCCCTCATCCAGATCCTGACGGCCGTCTTCATGGTGGGCTGGATCATGAGCATCTTCTGGGGAATGGACATGGTCATCCTGGCAA
- the stum gene encoding protein stum homolog isoform X1, protein MAQKEGGTEQWCVKTGDNFGAKAMPGAPAPGGGVVVGVREKKGALRAAIPTMPFPLAVICLFFNTFIPGLGTFISAFSVLCGARSELVPERGVCCVFWLNMAAALIQILTAVFMVGWIMSIFWGMDMVILAISDGYRDQGVPQDV, encoded by the exons ATGGCACAGAAGGAGGGAGGAACAGAGCAGTGGTGTGTGAAGACCGGGGACAATTTTGGGGCCAAAGCCATGCCGGGGGCCCCCGCACCAGGGGGCGGGGTGGTGGTGGGGGTCCGCGAGAAGAAGGGAGCCCTGAGGGCCGCCATACCCACAATGCCCTTCCCTCTGGCGGTCATCTGCCTCTTCTTCAACACCTTCATTCCAGGACTTG GCACCTTCATCTCGGCCTTCTCGGTGCTGTGCGGCGCCCGCAGCGAGCTGGTCCCCGAGCGAGGCGTGTGCTGCGTCTTCTGGCTCAACATGGCGGCGGCCCTCATCCAGATCCTGACGGCCGTCTTCATGGTGGGCTGGATCATGAGCATCTTCTGGGGAATGGACATGGTCATCCTGGCAA